Proteins from one Gossypium raimondii isolate GPD5lz chromosome 8, ASM2569854v1, whole genome shotgun sequence genomic window:
- the LOC105792496 gene encoding probable pectinesterase/pectinesterase inhibitor 21 → MSSSDDSERKKRIAIIVVSSFLLVAVVVAVTVGVTIQEEDSDYDDGTTDGNKHAQVTSSKKAIKMICQPTTFKKTCEEQLQHEAGNKTDVKDLIQAAFKAAMKYVEQAQANSTLLRDLEKDEGTRSALDACKILLNSTMREFNKSLELVDKIEVNTVNKLLGDMKIWLSATISNQQACLDGFEKTKSKTEAGEKMKKFLNITMQLSRNGLAIACELSEQLKQLELAGLFERRRLLQDEDQLPVVGHSDWTSFLERNKEWNRRRLLQDEDQLPVVGHSDWTSFLERNKEWNRRRLLQDEDQLPVVGHSDWTSFLERNKEWNRRRLLQDEDGLPVIGHSDWTSFLERNKEWNRRRLLQDEDGLPVIGHSDWTSFLERNKEWNRRRLLQDEDGLPVVGHSDWTSFLERNKDWNRRRMLQEGEDLSVMGHRDIDLEIPAGARRLMSTDLKPDLIVAQDGSGDCKTLNEAKQRIPSGSTKPFVIYVKAGVYAENVDFTSDLTHVALVGDGKEKTKITGNISTGPDGKPTTYFTATVGVDGDHFFAKNIAFENSAGPLKAQAVALRLQSDFGVFYNCSIDGYQDTLYVFSKRQFFRECTISGTIDFVFGDSAAVFQKCKFLVRKPQLGQQNVVTAQKRLDHNQPTAFVIMDSEIIPDAELAPVKNEFPAFLGRPWGKLSRAIIMQTYIDDMVHPEGWTSWDPKEPTNLCQYAEFNNTGPGASTSLRVKWAGVRLLNEAEAINYTPPKFFDVGDAWIKESGVPYIPDLSIGKAEDKGLIPTSPDVPASKPENNGFIPTSPDVPASKPENSGLIPISPDLSASKPENNGVMPISPDLSASKPENNGVMPVSPDLSASKPENNGVIPISPDLSASKPEYNGVIPISPNLSASKAAHKGEIKLKKLKHKKKKHHGKGKKHHGKGKKHRGKGKKKGKKSKKHHGKVELKSITQA, encoded by the exons ATGTCGAGCTCGGATGACTCTGAGAGGAAGAAGCGGATCGCTATAATCGTGGTCTCCTCTTTCCTCTTGGTGGCCGTGGTGGTGGCGGTGACAGTCGGGGTTACCATCCAAGAAGAGGACAGCGACTACGACGACGGAACCACAGATGGGAATAAACACGCTCAGGTTACTTCCTCCAAGAAGGCTATCAAAATGATTTGTCAACCAACCACTTTCAAGAAAACATGTGAAGAGCAGCTCCAACATGAAGCTGGGAACAAGACCGATGTTAAAGACCTGATTCAAGCGGCGTTTAAGGCGGCCATGAAGTACGTGGAGCAAGCTCAGGCGAATTCCACCCTTTTGAGGGATCTGGAGAAAGATGAAGGGACTAGAAGTGCTTTAGATGCCTGCAAGATTTTGTTGAATTCTACCATGAGGGAATTTAACAAGTCACTTGAACTTGTTGACAAGATAGAAGTTAATACGGTGAATAAATTGTTGGGTGATATGAAGATTTGGTTGAGTGCTACCATTAGTAACCAACAAGCTTGTTTAGATGGGTTCGaaaaaaccaaatcaaaaacGGAAGCTGGGGAGAAAATGaagaagttcttgaacatcacGATGCAACTCAGTAGGAATGGTCTTGCCATCGCCTGTGAGTTATCGGAGCAACTTAAACAGTTGGAGCTTGCCGGACTGTTTGAACGTCGCCGTCTTCTCCAAGATGAAGATCAACTTCCGGTTGTCGGCCATTCTGATTGGACTTCTTTTTTAGAACGAAACAAGGAATGGAATCGTCGCCGTCTTCTCCAAGACGAAGATCAACTTCCGGTTGTCGGCCATTCTGATTGGACTTCTTTTTTAGAACGAAACAAGGAATGGAATCGTCGCCGTCTTCTCCAAGACGAAGATCAACTTCCGGTTGTCGGCCATTCTGATTGGACTTCTTTTTTAGAACGAAACAAGGAATGGAATCGTCGCCGTCTTCTCCAAGACGAAGATGGACTTCCGGTTATTGGCCATTCCGACTGGACATCCTTTTTAGAACGAAACAAGGAATGGAATCGTCGCCGTCTTCTCCAAGACGAAGATGGACTTCCGGTTATTGGCCATTCCGACTGGACATCCTTTTTAGAACGAAACAAGGAATGGAATCGTCGCCGTCTTCTCCAAGACGAAGATGGACTTCCGGTTGTCGGCCATTCCGATTGGACATCATTTTTAGAACGGAACAAGGATTGGAACCGCCGCCGGATGCTCCAAGAAGGCGAAGACCTCTCCGTTATGGGGCATAGGGACATTGATCTCGAAATTCCAGCAGGAGCTAGGAGATTGATGTCGACTGATTTGAAGCCTGATCTTATTGTGGCCCAGGACGGTAGTGGAGACTGCAAAACCCTTAATGAAGCCAAACAAAGAATCCCCTCCGGATCCACCAAGCCTTTCGTCATTTATGTCAAGGCCGGAGTTTACGCTGAGAATGTTGATTTCACCTCCGATTTGACCCATGTTGCGCTGGTTGGAGATGGtaaagaaaaaaccaaaatcACCGGTAATATCAGTACCGGTCCTGATGGAAAACCCACTACCTACTTCACTGCTACCGTCg GTGTCGATGGAGACCACTTTTTTGCCAAGAACATTGCGTTCGAGAACTCGGCCGGGCCATTGAAAGCACAAGCGGTGGCGTTAAGGTTACAGTCAGATTTTGGAGTGTTCTACAACTGCTCGATAGATGGTTACCAAGACACACTTTACGTATTCAGCAAACGCCAATTCTTCCGTGAATGCACCATCTCTGGAACAATCGATTTCGTATTCGGCGATTCGGCGGCGGTCTTCCAAAAATGCAAATTCCTTGTCCGGAAGCCACAATTAGGACAACAAAACGTTGTTACGGCACAAAAAAGATTGGACCATAATCAGCCCACAGCTTTTGTGATCATGGACAGTGAAATCATCCCAGATGCTGAACTTGCACCAGTGAAGAACGAATTCCCAGCATTCCTTGGTCGTCCATGGGGTAAGCTATCCAGGGCTATCATCATGCAAACTTACATTGACGATATGGTACACCCCGAAGGTTGGACCAGTTGGGATCCCAAAGAACCGACAAATCTTTGCCAATACGCCGAGTTCAATAACACTGGCCCTGGTGCTTCCACTTCCCTTCGTGTTAAATGGGCCGGAGTTAGGTTGCTTAACGAGGCAGAGGCCATTAACTACACTCCACCCAAGTTCTTCGACGTCGGCGATGCTTGGATTAAGGAGTCCGGAGTCCCTTACATCCCAGATCTTTCCATTGGTAAAGCTGAAGACAAAGGGTTGATCCCTACGTCCCCAGATGTTCCCGCTAGTAAACCCGAAAACAATGGGTTCATCCCTACCTCCCCAGATGTTCCCGCTAGTAAACCCGAAAACAGTGGGTTGATCCCTATCTCCCCAGATCTTTCCGCTAGTAAACCTGAAAATAATGGGGTGATGCCTATCTCTCCAGATCTTTCCGCTAGTAAACCTGAAAATAATGGGGTGATGCCTGTCTCCCCAGATCTTTCCGCTAGTAAACCTGAAAATAATGGGGTGATCCCTATCTCCCCAGATCTTTCCGCTAGTAAACCTGAATATAATGGGGTGATCCCTATCTCCCCAAATCTTTCCGCTAGTAAAGCCGCACACAAAGGGGAGATAAAGCTGAAGAAACTTAAACACAAGAAAAAGAAGCACCATGGAAAAGGGAAGAAGCACCATGGAAAAGGGAAGAAGCACCGTGGGAAAGGGAAGAAGAAAGGGAAGAAATCCAAGAAGCACCATGGAAAAGTTGAGTTGAAATCAATAACCCAGGcttaa